A stretch of Gallus gallus isolate bGalGal1 chromosome 2, bGalGal1.mat.broiler.GRCg7b, whole genome shotgun sequence DNA encodes these proteins:
- the VAPA gene encoding vesicle-associated membrane protein-associated protein A isoform 1 (isoform 1 is encoded by transcript variant 1) translates to MAAAGALAKHEQILVLDPPTDLKFKGPFTDVVTTNLKLRNPSDRKVCFKVKTTAPRRYCVRPNSGIIDPGSSVIVSVMLQPFDYDPNEKSKHKFMVQTIYAPPNISDMEAVWKEAKPDELMDSKLRCVFEMPNENDKLNDIDASKPAPVQNTSKQDGPMPKPHSVSLNDTETRKLVEECKRLQAEVMKLSEENRHLRDEGLRLRKVAHSDKSGSPTALALRDNGSNSLPSLLVVIAAIFIGFFLGKFIL, encoded by the exons gtcCCTTTACAGATGTCGTAACCACAAATCTTAAGCTACGAAATCCATCAGATAGAAAAGTATGCTTCAAAGTGAAGACCACAGCGCCTCGTCGATACTGTGTGAGGCCAAACAGTGGAATTATCGACCCAGGATCATCTGTAATTGTTTCAG TAATGCTGCAGCCTTTTGACTATGACCCAAATGAGAAGAGTAAACACAAGTTTATGGTACAAACAATCTATGCACCACCAAATATTTCAGATATGGAGGCAGTG TGGAAAGAAGCAAAACCTGATGAGTTGATGGACTCCAAATTGAGATGTGTGTTTGAAATGCCCAATGAGAACGATAAACTG AACGATATAGACGCAAGCAAACCCGCTCCAGTACAGAATACATCTAAGCAGGATGGACCGATGCCAAAACCACATAGTGTTTCACTTAATGATACTGAAACGAGGAAGCTAGTGGAAGAGTGCAAAAGACTTCAGGCAGAGGTTATGAAGCTGTCAGAAGAAAATCGGCACCTGAGA gatGAAGGCTTGAGGCTCAGAAAGGTAGCACACTCGGATAAATCTGGATCACCCACAGCTTTGGCCCTCAGAGATAATGGCTCTAATTCTCTTCCATCACTTCTTGTTGTAATTGCAGCCATTTTCATTGGATTCTTTCTAGGGAAATTCATCTTGTAG